GATTTGGAGCCTGAAATAGTTTGGTTTTGTAAACATCGTTGACGGAATTCCCATAATCTAAACCTCTTTTTGGAAATCTTTTATGTTTTAAATCATACTATGCCCCAAGTCGGACAATCAGAAGAAAAATGAGAGGTTTGAAATCATATAAAGGCTTTATTTCCCCATAAAATGCAAAAAAACAACCCAAGTGGATTACTCAGGTTGTTTTGCTGTGTCCAAAGACAGATGTCGTGTGCAATTATATAACAGCGGACTCCAGTCATCACGTTCCTTTTCCAGGATCGTCAGTGACAGGTTTCCAATCCGCTGTGTATACCGATCTTTAAACAAGGCTGTTAACAGGTTCGCCAGAAAAGCTCCATGAGTGACAATGAGTACGTTTTGGTCCGGGTAGGCAGACCATAGATCTTCCAGAAACGCCAGTGCACGAATCTGGATATCCGCAATCTGCTCCTGTCCCAAGTCCAATGTCTCCCACGATTGACCCCAGCGGGCAACCCGTTCTTCTGAAGTCAGACCTTCGATCTGACCAAAAGCCCTTTCTTTCAACCGTGCGTCCGGCTCAAGCAAAGGTACATTCAACAGTTCAGAGATAATCTCCCCTGTTTCCTGTGCCCGCGATAACCCACTTGTGATGATATAGTCCCACTGGTATTCTTCCGTCAACAGACGTCTTCCCAGTCGCTCTGCCTGATCACGACCTTCCCCATTCAGAGGTATATCAGTCTGCCCCTGTATACGGCCCGCCGCATTCCAGTCTGTAAGACCGTGACGAATAAGCCCGATTCGCACTTACATCCCTCATTTCTCCACACGGCGAACGAAAGGTTATAACCTATGCACTCGCACCTTGTTTACGTTTATTCGTTGTTCGATGCATACGTCCAAGAGAAAATAACGCCATTCCAATTGCAAGTAAAGACAGGGCCATCCAATACTGCGGATAAGCAGGTCCCATACTCACTACAAAAGGTTCAATTATGCTTCCTCTATCCGCTCCAGTCATGTCGTACTGATACAATCCAGATGACGAAGGTGCGCTTCCGGCAACCCCTGTCTCAAGAATACCCGTAGCAACAACTTGGGTTTGCTCAGCTTCTGATACATCTGGCTTAAACATTGCCATGTACAGAAAGCTGCATAAAAAAATAGCCAGGAACGCGGCAATCCACAAAGACATATGCTTGCGAATCGCAGCAGAGAAACGATTAACCTTTGCCTCCTCCGGCAATAACCATGGAGACTCCGCATAGATCCGGTCCATAACGTTACGGTTTACTCTCTCTGCCTGTTGTTCTGTCACTGGAACCGGGATGCTATGCAGCAAGATCTGGGCTTCTTCCCAGACCTCAAACTGCTCGGAGCACTCTTCACAGCCAGCGAGATGAGCATGAAATGCAATCCGCTGAGGATGAGTTTCCGGCAAGTCCCAGACCAGTGCAAACAGTTCCTGGGCTTCATTGCAATTCATCGGTTCTTCATCCCTTCATATGGCTCGTACACCGGTTCGAAGAAATAAGGTTCCAATTGAGTTTTTACGCTTGATCTTGCTCTGAATAATAGCGATTTCACAGAACTGACGCTCTGCCCAAGAATATTCGCAATCTCCTGGTAGTCTAGTTGATCATACTCGCGGAGTATAATCGCAGAACGTTGCTTCTCCGGCAAGTTGTTAATCGCATCTCTAACCAGCATCACCCGCTCGCTGCGCAGTACAGCATACTCCGGTGCATTCTCCGAAGGAGCAACGGGAACAATCCCGCTCTCTTCAAGTGGGACATTTCCGCTGCGCTGTTTGCGAAGCTCACTCAGTACCGTATTTCTCGCAATGGTATATAACCAGGTTGAGAATGAGGCATCCACCTCACGGAAAGAGTGCAGACTGCGGAACGCCTTATAGAAAGTCTCAGAACAGAGATCTTCCGCAAGCAGCTCCATATTGGAACTTTTCAACATATGATATACGAAAGCCAGTATTTTACGCTGATAACGACTCATCAGCTCGGAATATAACTCCAGGTTACCTTCCTTGATCTCTCGAATCAACTGGGAATCCGTCATTTGAGTGCGACCCCTCCTCGCCCATCCATGTGCTTCTCCCCGTTCGACTCTATCCATGTATTACCGAACAGGCACAAAAAAGTTGCGGTTCTCACCGCATATAAACAGCGTTCAGCACCATAACTGGCCTTCCCGCCAAATTCCCCTATGTAATGGCAATTTCCCCAACGTTTCTACATTAACAGTATTTATTGTACAACGGTCTGCATCATCCTGGCAAATCCATTGCTGTCCACAGAACCCGACCTGTCATTCATATGCAGTCATTTTCACGTTCATGACTTCATTTTGAGCCTTTTTGGTAAGCCTTTCTTATATAGACGGACGATGTACTGAAAAGGTTACAAAAATGTGATATTTTTTTGATCTAAGGAGGCCTAACTGATTAAGGAGGGTGATGTAAAGAGAGGATATATGCGTGTGTGTATATTCAAACATATAGATGATGCCCTTTCGTTCCATTTTAGACAAAAAAAAGACCGCTTACATAAGCGGCCATTGCTCACGTGGAGCAATACAGTTATTGGATAGGAGTGGAGAGAAACCATACTGTACCCTTATTATATGTATACGTTTTCATTTTGTCAACACTTTAAGTTAAATTGTTTGAATTAATTATATCTATCGGAAATTTCAGGATAATCCATCCTTTTTTTTCATGAGAAAATCAATTGAATACCTTCAATATGACCTCACAAAAAAGAGGGCTTTCGCCCCCTTTCACGTCTTATATCCAGACCTGATAGCCTAAAGAATCCAATAATGTCTTGGCTCGTTCCATATCCTCTTCCTGACGGAAAGACAGACGCATAATGCCTGGCACATCCACCCGATTTTCGATAATCTCCAAGTTGCTCAGGTTGATGTCATTCGCCCCAAGCTCAGTTGCGATTTTACCGATCATACCCGGAGCATCCTGGACATCGGTGTACAGATCAAATAACGGTGAAATCATGCCTTTGCGTCGTTCGGGCAATACACTGCGGAACTCACGGGCCTGACGGAATGCTTCCTCGATGCCTTCACCGTTCTTATGCTCCAGCATATCCGTAAATGCCTTCATCTGGCTATTCCAGTCCTTAAGCAAGCCCAGTAGGACATCACGGTTGCTAAGCAAGATATCTCTCCATACAATCGCATCACTGGACGCAATCCGGGTGATATCCCGGAAACCACCTGCAGCCAGCATTTTATACAGTGGATTCGACTCATTATATTCGCGCACCTGATTCACCAGCGCTACAGCAATAACATGGGGCAGATGACTAATCGCCCCCACGATGTCATCGTGCAGCAGTGGTTCCACACGCACGATCTGTGCCCGCGTATACGCAAGCAGCTCGGACAACCTGCTGTAGGCTTCCTCAGGTACATGTTCTGAAGGGGTTAAGACATAGTATGCATTCTCAAACAACACGGCTGAGGCCGCATCTACGCCTGCACGCTCCGACCCTGCCATAGGATGACCACCAATGAAGTAAGCGTCAGTCAACCGCACATGCTCGGCACAAGCGGCAATGGAAGCTTTAGTGCTTCCTACGTCCGTGATGATACATCCTTTTTTCAATGGCAGCTTGGAGAGCTTTTCGAAATAGGATTCAAGCAAACCTACGGGAACGCACAAAAAAATAAAGTCGGCATCCTCTACCGCTTCTTCCAGAGAGAGCGTAGCATCATCCACTACACCGCTCGCTATGTACTTGTCCTTCAGTTCATCCAAGTGGGCGTAACCCATCACGGTTACACCTGGCTTGCCTTTGAAGCAGAGCGCAAGTGAACCGCCGATGAGTCCTACACCGATCATTGCAATTTTTAGTTTCATGGGTCCTCACTCTTTCATCGCCAGTATTAAGGGCGTGCTACCGCCTTCTCAGCCAGCGTGTTCTCCAGTGCCGTGACAAATGCACGGTTCTGTTCTGATGTTCCGACGGACACACGAATGTAAGTTGGGTATACGTGGAATCCTGGGCGAACGATAATGCCTTGTTTGAGCAAGGATTGGAACGCCGTTGCCGAAGGCATATTCAGATCAACCATAATGAAATTACCCTGTGAAGGGAAGTACGACAAGCCCAACCGTGTAAATTCATTTTGCAGGAAGTCCCGATCCGTTGCATTCCGCTTCGAGCACTCTTGAACAAAATCCTGATCCAGTAGTGCAGCCGTTGCCGCAACCTGTGCAAATCGGGAAGTGTTAAACGGCTCACGTACACGGTTTATCAAATCAATAATTTCAGGACGTGCAATGCCGTACCCGACCCGGAGCGAAGCCAAACCGTAAATTTTAGAGAATGTCCTCAGAATGACCAAGTTTGGATACCGTTCGATCAATGGTATGCTTTGCGGATATGCTTCATCGGTTACAAATTCATAATAAGCTTCGTCCAGTATGACCATCACATGAGCAGGCACGCGGTCCATAAAGGCCGTAAGTTCCTGCTCGGAGATAATCGTACCTGTCGGATTATTTGGATTACACACCCAGACTGCTTTCGTTTTGTCGTTGATTTGCGCAAGCATCGCGCTCAGATCATGCGTTCCATCTTTAAGAGGCACTTCGATGGTAACGGCACCCTCAATATCGGCATTGCTTTTGTATACGGAGAATGTCTGATCTGCCATAATGGTCTCGTCACCCGGCAAGAAGAAAGCTCTCGTGATCAAAGCAATAATCTCATCGGAACCACAACCAAATATTAAGTTGTTCCGTTCAACACCAAGATGCTTAGCAAGAACTCCCGTCAGCTCAACCGAGCTACCGTCTGGGTATATGCTTATGTTAGTCATTTCTCTCGTAATGGCTTCCAGGGCGGCAGGAGAACTGCCGTATGGGTTTTCGTTGGAGGCCAGCTTGATGACTTGTTCAAGCCCCAGTTCACGTTTCACTTCTTCAATCGGTTTGCCTGGCTGGTACACAGGCAGATTGACAATCTGGGATTTCGGTTTCAACCCAACCGCCTCCTGTTATTGAAATAATGTTAGACACGAATCAGCGTGCACCTCATGTGTCCAAAGGATGTACTTTCAGGACATCTCTATCCCTTTAATTGTGCCACAAAGTTGCGAATTTGCAACAGTCCCGCTGCACGCGTATCCGGATTTTCAAGCAGAGGAATCGCATCTTCCACCTGACGAACAATGGCACTACCTACAACAACGCCATCGCAGATGCGGGAGAAATGTGCCACCTGCTCATGACTAGAGATACCGAAACCTACCGCTACAGGGAGATCTGTCAGACTTTTCACCGTTTCAATGAAGCTTTCCACGCCATCAAAGAAAGAAGCTCTTTCTCCGGTTACCCCAAGGGAAGATACACAGTAGATAAAGCCACTTGCTCCATTCACAATACGCTCAATCCGTGCATTAGATGTAGGTGCAACAAGAGGCACCAGATGTACACCCGCACGATTAGCACGTTGTCGCATCTCTTCCGCTTCCTCAATTGGCAGGTCCGGAATGATCATGCCACTGATATCGTGTTTGACCAATTCTTCAAAGAATACATCCAATCCGGTCTGCAATACCGGATTATAATAGGTGAACAGCACAAACGGCAGTTTCACGCCTACGTTACGAGCTTTTGCTGCGGTTTCCATAACCGTACGAATAGTAATCTGGCTTTTCAGCGCACGTTCGGAAGCACGCTGAATGACTGGGCCATCTGCAAGTGGATCGGAATAAGGAACACCCAGTTCCAAAATATCCGCTCCGGCCTGCTCAAGCTCTTTGATGATATCGATCGTTGTATCCACATCCGGGTCTCCCACGGTTAAGAATGGAATAAGTGCCGTGCGATTCTGTTGCTTCAATTGCTGGAAGGTCTGGTCCATCAGATTCATCCCAAGTCGCCTCCCGTGTATTTCATGATCGATTCAACGTCCTTATCTCCACGTCCCGACAGACAAATGACTACAATATCATCTGCTGTGAGTTCAGGCGCCAGTTTGACAACTTGGGCAACCGCGTGTGCAGACTCCAGAGCAGGAATAATTCCTTCCGTCCGACATAGGAGTTGCAGGGCATCAAGTGCTTCCTGATCCGTGATCGGTACATATTTTGCCCGTTCAATATCCTTGAGATAGGAATGCTCCGGACCAACACCCGGATAATCAAGTCCGGCCGAGATGGAATGCGCTGGCTGAACCTGTCCATACTCATCCTGCAACAGGTAACTCATAGATCCCTGGAATACACCATGCGTACCTTTGGTCATCGTCGCAGCGTGATACTCGGTATCGACCCCTTTGCCTGCAGCTTCAACCCCAACAAGCTTCACATCCTGGTCACCGATAAATGGATAGAACATCCCGATCGCATTACTACCTCCACCGACAGCTGCTACAATTACATCCGGCAAACGTCCTTCGATCTCCTGAATCTGACGACGGGTCTCATCACCAATCACTCGTTGGAAATTTCGCACCATCATCGGATATGGATGAGGTCCAACCACTGATCCGAGCACATAGAATGTATCCTCCACATTGCTGACCCAGTAGCGAAGCGCTTCATTACCAGCATCCTTCAGGGTCCGTGTTCCGGACGTAACCGGAATCACTTCTGCTCCGAGCAGCTTCATTCGAAATACGTTTAACTGCTGACGCTCTGTATCTTCTTCGCCCATAAATACTTTGCATTCCAGTCCAAGCAATGCGGCTACGGTTGCCGTTGCAACGCCATGTTGACCTGCACCCGTTTCGGCAATAACTTTCTTTTTGCCCATCCGTTTGGCAAGCAAACCTTGTCCAATGGCGTTATTAATTTTGTGCGCGCCTGTATGGTTGAGATCTTCACGTTTCAGATAAATTTTCGGTCCGCCCAATCGGCGTGACAATTGCTCTGCATGATACAATGGCGTTTCACGTCCAGAATACTCGCTTAGCAGATAGTTCAGTTCCTTGTTGAATTCCTCATCTTCAGAGAAGTGGCTATATGCCTCCTCCAACTCAATAAGTGCGTTCATTAGTGTCTCAGGTACAAAGCGGCCTCCGAAGTGACCGAAACGCCCGTGTTGATCCGGCAATTGATGTGTCATGCCTGCTTCACCCTTTCTACGAATGCTGTAATTTTGGCAATATCCTTCACACCTTCAGTCTCCACGCCGCTGGATACATCGACGCCGAAAGGTGCATATGTCTGTATTAGTTGTTGTACATTGTCCGGCTGCAAACCTCCTGCAACGAACAGGGCAATTTCGCGACTTTTCGCCCATTCAGCATAGGCAGGGATTCGCTCCCAGGCAAACGTTTTCCCGGAGCCCCCTCCATATAGAGGATCATGGGTATCAAGCAATATCGCATCCACGAATTTATCATAAGTATCAAGAGCCCTTATGGCTGCATCATCAGCTTCCGGTCCCGTTTCATCTTTGGGAAAAGAAAAAACTTTAAACACTTTGGCATCCCACCGCTGTTTCACCTGCTGGCAAAATTCCGCAGTCTCCTGTCCATGCAGTTGAATAACATCCAGGTGAGCAATCTCCATAATGTGTTCCAACTCTTTGAGCGTTGGATTCACAAATACACCCGCAAGCTTCGGCCGATCATAGGCAGACCATTCGAACAACACCGTTCTTAATGCAACAGCCTGCTCGGGTTCGATTCGGCGGCGTGACTTGGCAAAAACAACACCAATGTAATCCACAGGCAAGTTTATCATCGATTTTAGCACTTCAACGTCCTGAAGTCCACATATTTTTACGGCCGCTGGCAGCGGGTTTCTCAGTTCTGACATACTGTCGCCTGTGCCATCGTGTATGGAAGTATTCATCATTTGGGTCCCATTAGATCATATACAGCCGCCTCGACATCATCCTTGCGCATGAGATGCTCACCTACGAGAATACCATGAACACCAGCCTGGATCAGAGGTACTGTTGATTCTGGTCCATCAATACCACTTTCGCTAATCAAGGTGACGCCACTTGGAATCAATTCCATCAAATCCAGTGTCGTGCTCAGACTGGTTTCGAATGTTTTCAAATTACGATTATTAATGCCCACAAGTGTTGCCTGCGGAATGTCCAATACCTGCTCCAGTTCTGTTCGATCGTGGACTTCAATCAAGGCATCCAGCCCCAAACTTTTGGCAAATTCCAGATACTGACGAATCTGTTCAGGTGTCAGAATACTGGCAATCAGCAGTATCGCATCCGCACCCAGTAATCTTGCCTCGGCAATCTGTCGTTCATCTATAATAAAATCCTTGCGTAATAGCGGAATATTCACCGCCTGATGAATCGCCTGCAAGTACTCGTTGCTCCCTTGAAAATACGATACATCCGTTAATACGGAGATGCAGTCTGCACCCGCTCGCTCATAAGCAGCAGCAATCTCTACCGGATGAAAATCCGGGCGAATTAACCCTTTGGATGGCGAAGCCTTCTTCACTTCAGCAATAAGGCCGAGTTTGCGATTGCGTCCGCTTGATAGTGCTTGTTCAAACCCCCGGGTTGCGGGGAGTTGTTCGATTTTTTGGATAGCCTCATCCATGCCAAATGTCTGTGCCAATACTTCTACTTCTTTATGTTTGGTTGCAACGATTCGATCAAGATACATGACTGTACGCCTCCGTTGTATGAATTAACTGTTCAAGCTTCCCGGCAGCTTTGCCCGAATCTACCGCTTCGGCGGCAAGTGTTACCCCTTCAGCAATGCTATCTGCAAGACCGGATACATAGATGCACGCTCCGGCGTTCAACAGAACGACATCACGGTAGGCACTCTGCTCACCCTGGAAGATCCTCTTAATAATTTCGGCATTCTGTGCTGCATCTCCTCCAAGCACCGCTTCGAGCGGATGCAAAGACAAGCCCATATCACGTGGATCAATATCGTAGGTGTGCACTTCACCATTGCGAAGTTCAGATACCTGAGTTGGCGCCGAGATGCTGATTTCATCCAGACCATCATGACTGGCCACGACCAACGCTCTTTTGAGACCAAGACGATTCAGTACTTCAGCGATCATCGGCGTCCGGGAACGATCATACAGGCCGAGCAATTGACGATCTGCTCCCGCAGGATTGGTTAATGGTCCGAGCATATTGAAAATGGTACGAACACCCAACTCTTTTCTTGGTCCTGCCGCATGACGCATGGAAGGGTGATATACCTGGGCAAAACAGAAGCAAATTCCGATATCATCCAGACATTGTCTGGCCTGTTCCCCGTTCAGATGGATATTTACACCGAGTGCCTCTAATACATCTGCACTACCTGCTTTGCCTGAAGCTGAACGGTTGCCATGTTTGGCGACCCGAACCGAGACGGCGGAAGCAATAATGGCAGATGCCGTGGAAATGTTGAATTTGTGAATTCCCGATCCGCCTGTTCCACAAGTGTCCAACAAGCCGCTGCCATCCGTGAGAATCCGTCCGCCCTGACCACGCATCGCTTCAGCAAAACCAGTGATCTCATCCACCGTTTCCCCCTTCATGCGCAGCGCCATTAACAAACCTCCGATTTGAGCCGGCGTTGCCTCACCTCTCATAATCGAGTACATCAAATCTCGTGCTTCGGCTTGCTCCAGATGACTACCCTCCAAAATCTTTGCTAATCCATTCTTCATACCATCCTCGCGAGTCATCTCAGCAATTGGGGTTACAGGGTTTTCATTCATTATCGGGTTTATGTTCATCTCCGGTCTCTCCTCTCTCAGTTTTTAGCGGCCGCTGGTGTGACAAAGTAATCTGCATTCGCCAATCTCAACGTGCTGTCCTTTTCTTTGGCAGGAAACATTGCTTCTGCTGTTCGAATCGCTTTGAGCAATGCTTTGGCTTTGTTAACCGTTTCTACATATTCATTCTCAGGTACAGAATCCCACACGATTCCCGCCCCGGCCTGTACATATGCTTTTCCTTTTTTGAAAATAATCGTACGAATCGTAATACAGGAGTCCATGTTACCCGAGAAACCGAGGTATCCGATCGCTCCTGCGTAGGCACCGCGTGCCTCTTTCTCCAGTTCCGCGATGATCTCCATTGCACGCAGTTTCGGTGCACCAGATACGGTACCCGCTGGCAAGCATGAGAGGAACGCATCGAAGAAATCCTTATCTTCTCTTAGCTCACCTGTAACGTTGGATACCATGTGCATCACATGAGAATACCGTTCAATCTCCATGAACATGTCACACTTCACACTGCCGAAGCTGGATACCCGACCCAGATCGTTACGGCCCAAATCAACCAGCATCAGATGCTCCGCACGTTCCTTCTCATCCTGGAGCAGATCAGCAGCGAGTGCACGATCTTCCGCTTCGGTTGCCCCCCTTGGACGTGTGCCTGCAATCGGACGTGTCTCCACGCGATTTCCATCCACCTTAACCAGTGCTTCAGGCGAAGTACCCACGATTATCTCATCATCCATTTTGAGGTAGTACATATAAGGTGATGGATTCAGGGTCCGAAGCACGCGATACACGTGAAGCGGAGAAACCTCCGTATCAATGTGAAACCGCTGGGATAATACCACTTGAAAAATATCACCTGCGCGAATGTACTCTTTGGCTTGCTCCACATTACCTATAAATTGTTCCTTCGTAAGGTTGGAGCGAATATCCCCCAATTCCACGTCTCCCGGAATGGAACGCGGATTCAGGTTTTCCCCTGGTCCTTGCTGCTGCAGCCGTTCAGCGGCCTGCTCCAGCTTCTCCGAAGTCACTGCATACGCTTGCCGTATCTCATCATCCGTTGCACCATCCTTGACGTGTACATTCCCGACGAGCAGCATCTGCTGCTTCACATGGTCGAACACGATAATCTGGTCACAGAACATAAAACGTATGTCATCCATATTCAGATCATCCAGCGCATGAGCTGGAAGCTTCTCATAATATGACAGCAGATCATATCCGAAGAAACCAATTGCCCCACCTGTGAATGGTGGAAGTTCATCATCTTTTGGGCTGCGGTACTTACGCAGCAGTGCTTTCAGTTCTTCAATCGGTTTGCCTGGCAATTCACGAGTCTGCCCCGCTTCTTCCACTACAATCCGGCCCTTCTTGGCCGAAATCATCAGGAACGGATCTGTACCGATGAACGAGTATCTCGCCCATTGGATCCCCCCCTCTACACTTTCCAACAGGAATGCCCGGTCGTTGTCAGCAAAACGGCGGAATATTCGAATCGGAGTCTCCATATCTGCCAAAATCCGTTTGACTACCGGAATCAGATTATACTCATTTGACATTTTCAGTACTTGATTAACGTTTGGCGTTATCATCAAATCACGTCCTTTCAGATTTAGGTAGAAGAAAAAATAATATGTACAAAAAAACCTCTACCATCAGGTAGAGGTTTGGTTATAAGCTGTAATTAACAGGGTGATGCTTCATAAATAACAAGTCCCTATACTTCGCTGTCGGATTATTCACAGGTCGCTGAATTGATGCATCTCACATCATCCAATGCGGGAAAATAAATCAGTTATAACACATCAACTACTCATTCCAATATTTCTGTAAAATATGGGAGAGTACATTGTACGTGTTGTACCAAGATATATCTAAACAAAAGGTGTCCTACGACACATTTGCTTCCCTGTTCCTGTTAAAACTTCCGTAGCACGACGTACCGTGAATCAGTTGACCGGTTTCTGTTGCCCCGGTTACCACCCACTGGACTCTGCTATATACTCCACTAGCTCAGCTGCTCTCAGCTCAATCTCAACTCTACTCAACTGGTTCTCACTATACATCATTATGATCGGTTTGACAACCTGCTTCTTTAAGATCCAGAAGGTGCTGCCAGATCCGGACGCAATGCCTGTGCACCGTTCAGATACACATGATGGATTTCGTTCTGAGCTTTGTTTGTATTGACATGTACCATGAATCGAATGCATTGTGCCAAGGCACCTTTAACTGGAACTTCCAGCGCACACATCAGTGGTACCAGTTCCCAGCCATCCAGTTGGCGGATAGCTTTTGCCGGGAAAGCAGCATCCAGATCCCCAGTTAACGTAATCCACACACTACAGATGTCTTCCGGTTGGATCTCATTGCGATCCACGATCTCCTGCAGCAATACAGCCGTTTCTTTCAAAATCTGTTCTTCGTTGTTCTGCGTGACTGTTGTAGCCCCGCGAATTCCCCGTGTGACCATTGCTGTTATTCTCCCTTCCTGAGCATTTCAATGACGTCCCGAACTGCCGACACAGGTACGTCCTTCACAATTCTTGCAGCCCCAATCCGATCAGGAATGATGAACACCATATGACCTTCACGGAATTTTTTGTCATGCATCATCGCTTCCATTAATTCATCCGTGTCCAGATGAGCAGGCATCGTTGTTGGAAGGCGAAGTGAACGTAACATGCGGACCGTATCTTCATAGAGTCCTGCTGGAGCACCAAGCTTCTCACCAAGCAATGCCGATCCAGCCATACCGATGGATATCGCTTCTCCGTGCAGGAATTCTCCATATCCAGCAATCGCTTCAATGGCATGACCAATCGTATGTCCAAGGTTCAACAATGCACGTTCTCCATTTTCACGTTCGTCTCTGGATACTATCTCTGCCTTAATGCCACAACCTCGCTCCAGGCCATATCCCAACGCTTCAGGATTTAGCGCTAGCAACTCCTCTGCATGTTCCTCACACCAGTGTGCGAAAGCCTCATCACGGATCAGCCCGTGCTTCAGCATCTCTGACAAACCTGCCGAAACATCTCGTGGTGGCAAAGATTGAAGTGTGTCCACATCGTAGAGTACCAGCTCCGGCTGGTGGAATGCACCGATCATATTTTTGGCCAGCGGATGATTGACAGCCACCTTGCCACCTACACTGCTGTCATGCGCCAAAATCGTTGTAGGTACTTGAACAAACTTGATTCCACGCATATATGTAGCGGCAACAAAGCCAGCCAGATCACCTACGACACCACCACCTAGGGCCAGAATCGCAGAACTCCGATCCAGTTTGCCTTCGATAGCGACGGTCATCATATCCTGGTACACCGAAAGGGATTTCGATGTTTCACCAGAGGGTACAACCGCCGATACGACTGTATAACCAGCCGTACGCAGCGTTTGCTCCAAACCTGACAAGTATTTGGGAGCCACATTTTCATCTGTAATGATGAGTAACGGACTTTTTTTGGTTAGGCCATATTGCTCAAAATATTGAGGGGCTTGTGCCAATAAGCCGCTACCAATCAGAATCGGATATGAGCGTTCCTCCAACTGTACCGTCAGCTGACGCATATTAGTAATTCTCCAGTTGAGCGTTATAGTTAGCAACATTAGCACGGATCTCTTCCATGGAATCCCCGCCGAATTTCTCCAGGAATGCCTTGGCAATTTCCCACGCTACAACATGCTCCATCACCACACTTGCTGCTGGTACAGCACAAGCGTCCGAGCGCTCAACCTGAGCCGTAAATGCTTCTTTCGTATCAATGTCCACACTTTGCAGTGGTTTATACAACGTAGGGATCGGCTTCATCACACCACGTACAACCACTGGCATACCGTTCGTCATACCACCTTCGAATCCGCCTAGACGGTTCGTTGCCCGGTGGTAGCCGCGCTCATCCGTATGCATGATCTCATCATGCACCTGTGATCCACGAATGACTCCGGCTTCGAATCCGATACCAATCTCTACACCTTTGAATGCATTAATGGACATTACGCCTTGAGCGATTCGTGCATCCAGCTTGCGATCGTATTGAACATAACTGCCAAGACCAATTGGCACCCCTTCAACGATACATTCCACGATTCC
The window above is part of the Paenibacillus sp. 1781tsa1 genome. Proteins encoded here:
- the aroB gene encoding 3-dehydroquinate synthase codes for the protein MRQLTVQLEERSYPILIGSGLLAQAPQYFEQYGLTKKSPLLIITDENVAPKYLSGLEQTLRTAGYTVVSAVVPSGETSKSLSVYQDMMTVAIEGKLDRSSAILALGGGVVGDLAGFVAATYMRGIKFVQVPTTILAHDSSVGGKVAVNHPLAKNMIGAFHQPELVLYDVDTLQSLPPRDVSAGLSEMLKHGLIRDEAFAHWCEEHAEELLALNPEALGYGLERGCGIKAEIVSRDERENGERALLNLGHTIGHAIEAIAGYGEFLHGEAISIGMAGSALLGEKLGAPAGLYEDTVRMLRSLRLPTTMPAHLDTDELMEAMMHDKKFREGHMVFIIPDRIGAARIVKDVPVSAVRDVIEMLRKGE